The following proteins are co-located in the Acidicapsa acidisoli genome:
- a CDS encoding prephenate dehydrogenase, with amino-acid sequence MIERILILGTGLLGASTGLALRAAGFTGSIIGWDKDPGQAQEALARRSIDSVAANALTAAEASQLILLATPVYAILDWMEQLAPILGPSHLITDVGSTKALISQAGNRLFNDPGRAGFLPGHPMAGKEVSGAAQADAGLFQGAVWIFTSESESESAKENPPVMSFQSAELAASWRKWVEAIGCRTLDLEAKRHDELVAWVSHLPQFLATALTALLQTELGNAPELTAVGGRALREMTRLGSSPYSMWRDVALTNTEAVAAALQALEQRLAHLRENLRTPELRDEFDLANRFRKG; translated from the coding sequence ATGATCGAACGCATCCTCATCCTCGGCACTGGCCTGCTCGGAGCATCGACAGGCCTGGCCCTGCGCGCCGCCGGATTCACCGGCTCGATCATTGGCTGGGATAAGGACCCCGGACAGGCTCAGGAGGCGCTCGCGCGGAGGTCCATCGACTCGGTTGCGGCCAATGCGCTTACCGCTGCGGAAGCCAGTCAACTGATTCTGCTTGCAACGCCGGTTTATGCGATTCTCGATTGGATGGAGCAATTGGCGCCGATTCTTGGCCCAAGCCACCTGATCACCGATGTTGGCAGCACCAAGGCTCTGATCTCCCAGGCCGGCAACCGTCTCTTCAACGATCCTGGCCGCGCTGGATTTCTCCCAGGGCACCCGATGGCAGGCAAAGAGGTCAGTGGCGCAGCGCAGGCGGATGCCGGACTCTTTCAGGGCGCTGTCTGGATCTTCACGTCTGAATCCGAATCTGAATCTGCGAAGGAGAATCCGCCGGTAATGTCCTTCCAGTCGGCGGAATTGGCAGCCAGTTGGCGCAAGTGGGTCGAAGCCATCGGCTGCCGCACGCTTGATCTGGAAGCCAAACGCCACGATGAACTGGTAGCCTGGGTCAGCCATCTTCCGCAGTTTCTGGCAACAGCGCTGACCGCGCTTCTTCAGACCGAGTTGGGCAATGCCCCGGAACTGACCGCTGTCGGCGGGCGCGCGCTTCGCGAGATGACTCGCCTGGGCTCAAGCCCCTACTCGATGTGGCGCGACGTCGCTCTTACCAACACGGAAGCGGTTGCTGCCGCACTGCAAGCGCTGGAGCAGCGGCTGGCCCATCTTCGCGAAAATCTCCGTACGCCGGAACTCCGCGACGAATTCGATCTCGCCAACCGCTTCCGCAAGGGATAG
- the mgrA gene encoding L-glyceraldehyde 3-phosphate reductase — MSYLADAMRYDGAQFRRCGRSGIVLPPVSLGLWQNFGGADVFETGRAMIRRAFDRGVTHFDLANNYGPPYGSAEENFGHILRKDFRPYRNELVISSKAGWDMWPGPYGFGGSRKYLLASLDESLQRMGLEYVDIFYSHRPSPDVPLEETMGALAHAVRQGKALYVGISSYSPERTRESARILKSEGVPLLIHQPSYSLLNRWVETDLLATLDELGVGCIAFSPLAQGLLTSKYLKGVPENSRAKGGGSFLDSFLNEENLKQVRALNELAQERGQSLAQMAIAWVLRDQRVTSALIGARNVAQLEDSLDAVNKLAFTDAELSAIDQYAREGGIDLWKGAREGTE; from the coding sequence ATGAGCTATTTAGCCGATGCAATGAGGTATGACGGCGCACAATTTCGACGATGCGGACGATCAGGCATTGTATTGCCGCCGGTATCGCTTGGATTGTGGCAGAACTTTGGTGGCGCCGATGTCTTCGAGACTGGCCGGGCCATGATCCGGCGGGCATTTGACCGGGGCGTAACCCACTTCGACCTGGCAAACAACTATGGACCTCCTTATGGATCGGCGGAAGAGAACTTTGGGCATATTTTACGGAAGGATTTTCGTCCTTACCGGAACGAACTCGTCATTTCCTCAAAAGCTGGCTGGGATATGTGGCCAGGCCCCTACGGCTTCGGCGGCTCTCGCAAATACCTGCTGGCGTCTCTCGACGAGAGCCTGCAACGCATGGGGTTGGAGTACGTTGACATCTTCTACTCGCATCGGCCAAGCCCCGATGTGCCGCTGGAAGAGACGATGGGCGCTCTCGCTCATGCGGTGCGGCAAGGCAAGGCGCTCTATGTCGGAATCTCGTCTTATAGTCCCGAACGGACGCGTGAATCAGCGCGGATTTTGAAGAGCGAAGGCGTGCCTCTGCTGATTCATCAGCCGTCGTATTCGCTGCTCAACCGGTGGGTCGAAACCGACCTGCTCGCAACTCTGGATGAGTTGGGCGTCGGCTGCATCGCGTTTTCTCCGCTGGCGCAGGGCCTGCTGACTAGTAAGTATCTGAAGGGCGTTCCGGAGAATTCGCGGGCGAAGGGCGGTGGTTCGTTCCTGGATTCCTTCCTGAACGAGGAGAATCTTAAGCAGGTGCGGGCTCTGAACGAGTTGGCGCAGGAGCGCGGGCAGTCGCTAGCCCAGATGGCGATTGCGTGGGTCTTGCGCGACCAGCGGGTGACTTCGGCGCTTATCGGAGCGCGCAATGTGGCGCAACTCGAAGACTCGCTCGATGCGGTGAACAAGCTTGCGTTTACGGATGCGGAACTGAGCGCTATCGATCAGTATGCGCGTGAGGGCGGCATCGACCTCTGGAAGGGTGCGCGCGAAGGGACCGAGTAA